In a genomic window of Acidobacteriota bacterium:
- a CDS encoding DNA topology modulation protein, whose amino-acid sequence MKRVLVIGSGGAGKSTFAARLARATGLPLLHLDALYWQPGWVEPPKQEWAATVARLLAGERWVMDGNYGGTLEQRLAACDTVVFLDLPRSLCLWRVLKRYVQYRGRTRPDMTPGCPEQLSFEFLSWIWHYPAQRKPKLLARLAQLAPHQQALILQSTAEIERFFQTLSHTHSGG is encoded by the coding sequence ATGAAACGAGTGTTGGTAATCGGCTCAGGTGGCGCGGGCAAATCCACGTTCGCGGCGCGCTTGGCGCGGGCGACGGGGTTGCCGCTGCTCCATCTGGATGCGTTGTACTGGCAGCCGGGCTGGGTCGAACCACCGAAGCAGGAATGGGCCGCCACCGTCGCGCGGTTGCTGGCAGGCGAGCGCTGGGTTATGGACGGGAATTATGGCGGGACACTGGAACAGCGACTGGCGGCCTGCGATACGGTGGTGTTTTTGGATTTGCCGCGCAGCTTGTGTTTGTGGCGCGTGCTCAAGCGCTACGTGCAATACCGGGGTCGCACACGCCCGGACATGACGCCCGGCTGCCCGGAGCAACTCTCGTTTGAATTCCTCAGTTGGATTTGGCATTACCCGGCGCAACGCAAACCCAAGTTGCTGGCGCGACTCGCACAACTTGCTCCCCACCAACAGGCGTTGATCTTGCAGTCCACGGCGGAGATTGAGCGCTTCTTCCAAACCCTCAGCCACACGCATTCCGGCGGCTGA
- a CDS encoding nuclear transport factor 2 family protein, giving the protein MTAFENAKKFFAACEAPAGWEGCQAYVAEGASFRAQSEPLAGITTIQAYCDWMAAIGTITAPGATYDLHAAAFDETTNTAIFFATYHARHTGEGGPVPPTNKETHTDYVYVLTMNDENKVAGMVKVWNAPWALKELGWM; this is encoded by the coding sequence ATGACTGCTTTTGAAAACGCCAAGAAATTCTTTGCTGCCTGCGAAGCTCCAGCAGGCTGGGAAGGGTGCCAAGCGTATGTTGCGGAGGGCGCATCATTCAGGGCACAGAGTGAGCCGCTGGCCGGGATCACCACGATTCAAGCTTATTGTGACTGGATGGCGGCCATCGGAACTATCACCGCACCGGGGGCCACCTACGACTTGCATGCGGCGGCTTTTGACGAGACGACCAACACGGCCATTTTCTTTGCGACCTACCACGCCCGGCATACGGGCGAAGGTGGCCCTGTCCCGCCCACCAACAAAGAAACACATACCGATTATGTCTATGTGTTGACGATGAACGACGAAAATAAAGTCGCGGGTATGGTGAAAGTATGGAATGCCCCTTGGGCGCTGAAAGAACTCGGTTGGATGTAG
- a CDS encoding site-specific DNA-methyltransferase has protein sequence MKIRAPRNRTLICQAEEVSRLSGALLQLSQPATVPLITDRIINQDFAMACPLLPRSFADLLILDPPYNLTKDFNGHVFRAQDADAYISWFDSILSSLVPLLRPTASVYVCSDWRTSTLIFPVLDQHLHIRNRITWEREKGRGAKANWKNNTEDIWFCTLADEYTFNVDAVKLKRKVIAPYRHEDGRPKDWDETENGNHRLTHPSNLWTDITIPFWSMSENTDHPTQKPEKLIAKLILASSRPGDFILDPFLGSGTTAVVAKKLRRHFCGIEINREYCCWVLKRLEAANEDSSIQGYADGVFWERNSLNDQKPAKVKTPNVRTKGLFDA, from the coding sequence ATGAAGATACGTGCACCACGGAATAGAACGCTGATATGCCAGGCAGAAGAAGTGTCGAGATTGTCAGGAGCGTTACTGCAATTGTCGCAACCCGCAACAGTGCCGTTGATTACAGACCGCATCATAAATCAGGATTTTGCGATGGCATGCCCACTACTCCCTCGCTCGTTTGCGGACCTTCTCATACTTGACCCCCCTTACAATCTGACAAAGGATTTCAACGGCCATGTATTCCGCGCTCAAGATGCCGACGCCTACATTTCATGGTTCGATAGCATCCTGTCTTCGCTAGTCCCATTGCTACGGCCCACAGCATCCGTTTACGTTTGTAGCGACTGGAGAACATCCACGCTGATCTTTCCAGTTCTAGACCAGCATCTGCATATCCGTAACAGAATCACATGGGAACGCGAGAAGGGGCGCGGGGCGAAGGCAAACTGGAAGAACAACACCGAGGATATTTGGTTTTGCACACTTGCAGATGAGTACACTTTCAACGTTGATGCTGTGAAGTTAAAGCGGAAGGTAATCGCGCCGTATCGTCATGAGGACGGAAGGCCGAAGGATTGGGATGAAACGGAAAACGGAAACCACAGACTCACACATCCATCAAATCTATGGACCGACATAACCATTCCATTCTGGTCTATGTCGGAGAATACCGATCATCCTACGCAGAAACCAGAAAAATTGATCGCAAAACTGATTCTTGCTAGCTCCCGTCCTGGCGACTTCATTCTTGATCCGTTTCTTGGCAGCGGGACCACAGCAGTCGTCGCCAAAAAGCTCAGACGACACTTTTGCGGCATTGAAATTAACCGCGAGTATTGCTGCTGGGTGCTAAAGCGCCTCGAAGCTGCAAATGAAGATTCCAGTATTCAAGGATATGCCGACGGCGTTTTTTGGGAGAGAAACAGCCTCAATGACCAGAAGCCTGCAAAAGTGAAAACGCCAAATGTGCGAACGAAAGGATTATTCGATGCCTGA
- a CDS encoding DUF3037 domain-containing protein has protein sequence MHDPCNHDPCTYDYATIRVVPKVEREEFLNVGVIVYCQTHKFLEARIELDEQRLLVFDPTLDVAFIRAHLAAIPAICAGGAQAGPIGQLSQRERFHWLVAPRSTIIQTSPVHTGRCTNPAAVLERLLDTMVRMAREQPDVDGKN, from the coding sequence GTGCACGATCCCTGTAACCACGATCCCTGTACCTATGATTACGCCACCATCCGCGTCGTGCCCAAGGTCGAGCGCGAAGAGTTCCTCAACGTCGGCGTGATCGTCTACTGCCAGACCCACAAATTCCTCGAAGCCCGTATCGAACTGGACGAACAGCGGTTGCTCGTTTTCGATCCCACGCTGGATGTCGCGTTCATCCGCGCACACCTGGCGGCTATCCCCGCGATTTGTGCGGGTGGAGCGCAAGCCGGGCCGATTGGCCAACTGTCGCAACGCGAACGCTTCCATTGGCTGGTCGCCCCTCGCAGCACCATCATTCAGACTTCGCCGGTGCATACCGGACGTTGTACAAATCCGGCTGCCGTACTTGAGCGTTTGCTGGATACGATGGTGCGAATGGCACGTGAACAGCCTGATGTTGATGGCAAAAATTAA
- a CDS encoding aminotransferase class I and II, with the protein MRTVIATRYVTPLREGGSMPAIIEADDEGMYVLKFRGAGQGQKALIAELVAGELARAAGLPVPEIVFVELDPELARTEPDPEIQDLIRASAGLNLALDYLPGSVTFDPVAEQPDAALASAIVWFDAFVTNMDRTARNANMLMWHRRLWLIDHGAALYFHHSWANYRERSRDPFKLIKDHVLLGFASALEAADAQMSALLTPALIDSVVKQIPDAWLLGDAPFSSSDEHRDAYVEYLSNRLAAPHAFLEEALRARSL; encoded by the coding sequence GTGAGAACAGTAATTGCCACCAGATATGTGACCCCTTTGCGCGAAGGCGGCTCCATGCCCGCCATCATCGAAGCCGATGATGAGGGCATGTATGTGCTCAAGTTTCGCGGCGCAGGCCAGGGACAAAAAGCCTTGATCGCCGAGTTGGTGGCGGGCGAACTGGCGCGCGCCGCCGGATTGCCCGTGCCGGAAATCGTCTTTGTCGAACTCGATCCCGAACTCGCGCGCACCGAGCCTGACCCGGAGATACAAGACCTGATTCGGGCCAGCGCCGGGCTGAATCTCGCGCTCGATTACTTGCCCGGCTCCGTGACCTTTGACCCAGTGGCCGAACAGCCCGATGCGGCGCTGGCTTCGGCCATCGTCTGGTTCGACGCTTTTGTGACGAATATGGATCGCACGGCGCGCAATGCGAACATGTTGATGTGGCATCGGCGGCTCTGGCTGATTGATCACGGTGCGGCGCTTTATTTTCATCACAGTTGGGCCAACTACCGCGAACGCAGCCGCGATCCTTTCAAGCTGATCAAAGATCACGTCCTGCTCGGCTTTGCCAGCGCGCTCGAAGCCGCCGACGCGCAAATGTCCGCGCTGCTCACGCCCGCGCTCATAGACAGCGTAGTCAAACAGATTCCTGACGCCTGGCTGCTGGGCGACGCGCCGTTTAGCAGCAGCGACGAACACCGGGACGCTTACGTTGAATACCTGTCGAACCGGCTCGCCGCACCACACGCTTTTCTGGAGGAGGCGCTTCGTGCACGATCCCTGTAA
- a CDS encoding acetate kinase: protein MNILVLNCGSATIKFQLIATELDLIENNADRRLGRGIIERIGGEAIISLQVEGRAPQKSSAVLRDVRATIDFIVRWAAAPESGIREINSMADVHAVGHRVVHGGEGFARSVLISAEVLRGIEDCIDLAPLHNPANIKGIQAARELFGPALPQVAVFDTAFHQTLPEHAYLYALPYQFYRRYRIRRYGFHGTSHRYVAYRYRQLCNLKREETNIITLHLGNGCSIAAIKAGNSIDTSMGLTPLEGLVMGTRCGDIDPAIVDFISAKEGLSAREADSLMNKQSGLLGISGLTHDMRELLEEEQEMNDRRARLAIDIFCYRARKYIGSYLAALGGADAIVFTGGIGENSANVRARICDGLQWLGLELDADRNKLLSSGREGLISKDESRLKAFVIPTDEELLIARDTVRCVRGLPPP from the coding sequence ATGAACATATTGGTCCTCAATTGCGGCAGCGCCACGATCAAGTTTCAGTTGATTGCGACCGAGCTTGACCTGATTGAAAACAACGCCGACCGGCGGCTGGGACGCGGAATCATCGAACGCATCGGCGGCGAGGCGATCATTTCCCTACAGGTCGAAGGCCGCGCCCCGCAAAAATCCTCGGCGGTGTTGCGTGACGTGCGCGCGACCATTGATTTCATCGTGCGCTGGGCCGCTGCGCCGGAATCCGGCATTCGCGAGATCAACAGCATGGCGGATGTGCACGCGGTGGGCCATCGCGTCGTCCACGGCGGCGAAGGGTTCGCGCGTTCAGTGCTCATTTCTGCTGAGGTGCTGCGCGGCATTGAGGATTGCATTGACCTGGCGCCGCTGCACAACCCGGCCAACATCAAAGGTATTCAGGCCGCGCGCGAATTGTTCGGCCCCGCGTTGCCGCAGGTGGCAGTCTTCGACACGGCCTTTCATCAAACCTTGCCGGAACACGCTTACCTGTATGCCTTGCCGTATCAGTTTTATCGCCGCTACCGCATCCGGCGCTACGGCTTTCACGGCACCTCACATCGCTATGTCGCATACCGTTACCGGCAACTCTGCAACCTGAAACGCGAAGAGACCAACATCATCACCTTACACCTCGGCAACGGCTGTTCAATCGCGGCCATCAAGGCGGGCAATTCGATTGACACTTCGATGGGGTTGACGCCGCTGGAAGGCCTGGTGATGGGCACACGTTGCGGCGACATTGACCCCGCCATCGTGGATTTCATTTCGGCCAAAGAAGGCTTGTCGGCGCGCGAGGCAGACAGTCTGATGAATAAACAATCCGGCCTGCTCGGCATTTCAGGACTGACACACGATATGCGTGAATTGCTGGAAGAAGAGCAAGAGATGAACGACCGGCGCGCGCGGCTGGCGATAGACATCTTTTGCTACCGGGCGCGCAAATACATCGGTTCTTACTTGGCGGCGCTGGGCGGGGCCGACGCGATTGTCTTTACCGGCGGAATTGGCGAGAACTCGGCGAATGTGCGCGCGCGCATTTGCGACGGCTTGCAATGGCTGGGGTTGGAGTTGGATGCCGACCGCAACAAACTGCTTTCCAGCGGGCGCGAAGGGCTGATCAGTAAAGACGAATCCCGCTTAAAGGCCTTTGTGATTCCGACTGACGAAGAGTTGCTGATCGCACGCGACACAGTGCGCTGCGTGCGCGGCTTGCCCCCGCCCTAA
- a CDS encoding ABC transporter permease: protein MNTLWQDLRYGARLLLKKPGFTLIAVLTLALGIGANTAIFSVINAVLLKPLPYREPEQLITVRSNQSVLDLDDLRAWSQSFSAVAGINKRLLDYTGGAEPLQVSAGLVTGGYFATLGVNAALGRTLNENDDKPGGARVVVLGYEFWQQRFGGNANVLGQALQLSGNSYIVVGVMPAGFKSPRDDSGLWVPIRVADGNASAYRGVHFLHTYYRLKPGVTLAQAAAEMQVLDKRLAEAYPAENKNRRTTLLPLKDRIVGESRTALWVLFGAVGLVLLIACANFANLLLARGAVREQELVIRQALGAGRGRLLRQLLTESALLACLGGAAGLLLAWWGVEALVALKPANLPRLESISLDGRVFGLALAVSLLTGIVFGLAPAWLATRLNVSAALKEGGRGAVSGARHRLRSGLVVAELALALILLVGAGLLIKSFWQLRTIQPGFNANNLLTLRLELPEARYQEIERQTQFRRALLDSLNAVPGVQAALVSEVPLSGDWLSHDFTREGWQLKQGDEPDVWTRSIEGDYLRTLQIPLLAGRDFTAQDKEGAPLVGIVNQTLVSRYFPNEDPLGKRVRWARDEQVNWITIVGVAGDIKHFSLDIPEQPALYTPYPQSGRAWKRWMGLTIRTQGEPARFADAVKQAVWKLDSQLPLTKVRSMNEVMALSLDERRFNLLLLAVFAAVALALAASGIYGVIAYAVTQRTHEIGVRMALGARTQDVLALIVKQGAKLALLGTGLGLLGAVVLTRWLKTLLFGVSVTDPATFAVIALLLLGVALLASYLPARRAAKVDPLVALRYE from the coding sequence ATGAACACACTCTGGCAAGACCTGCGCTACGGCGCGCGCCTGTTGCTCAAAAAGCCGGGCTTCACCTTGATTGCGGTGCTGACGCTGGCGCTGGGCATCGGCGCGAATACGGCGATTTTCAGCGTGATCAATGCGGTGCTGCTCAAACCGCTGCCGTACCGCGAACCGGAGCAGTTGATCACGGTGCGCTCCAATCAATCGGTGCTCGATCTGGATGATTTGCGCGCGTGGAGCCAGTCGTTCAGCGCCGTCGCGGGCATCAACAAACGCCTGCTCGATTACACGGGTGGCGCGGAGCCGTTGCAGGTTTCGGCTGGCTTGGTGACGGGTGGCTACTTCGCTACGTTGGGCGTGAATGCGGCGCTGGGGCGCACGTTGAATGAGAACGACGACAAACCGGGCGGAGCGCGCGTTGTCGTGTTGGGTTACGAATTTTGGCAACAGCGCTTCGGCGGCAATGCCAACGTCCTCGGCCAGGCGCTGCAACTGAGCGGGAATAGTTACATCGTCGTGGGCGTAATGCCCGCCGGCTTCAAATCGCCGCGCGATGATTCGGGGTTGTGGGTGCCGATTCGCGTGGCGGATGGGAACGCCTCGGCCTATCGCGGCGTGCATTTTCTGCACACCTATTACCGGCTGAAACCCGGCGTCACGCTGGCGCAGGCCGCCGCCGAAATGCAGGTGCTCGACAAACGGCTGGCCGAGGCCTATCCGGCGGAAAACAAAAACCGGCGCACGACCTTGCTGCCGTTGAAAGACCGCATCGTCGGCGAATCGCGCACGGCGTTGTGGGTCTTGTTCGGCGCGGTCGGTTTGGTGCTGCTGATCGCCTGCGCCAACTTTGCCAATCTGTTGTTGGCGCGTGGGGCGGTGCGCGAACAGGAGTTGGTCATTCGCCAGGCGCTGGGCGCGGGGCGCGGGCGATTGTTGCGGCAATTGCTGACCGAAAGCGCGCTGCTCGCCTGTCTGGGTGGCGCGGCGGGTTTGTTGTTGGCATGGTGGGGCGTCGAAGCATTGGTTGCGCTCAAACCCGCCAACCTGCCGCGCTTGGAAAGCATCAGTTTGGATGGGCGCGTGTTCGGCCTCGCGTTGGCGGTTTCATTATTGACCGGCATCGTGTTTGGGTTAGCACCTGCGTGGTTGGCGACACGGTTGAATGTGAGTGCGGCGTTGAAAGAAGGCGGGCGCGGGGCAGTCAGTGGCGCGCGGCATCGGTTGCGCAGCGGACTGGTCGTCGCTGAATTGGCGCTGGCATTGATCCTGCTGGTGGGCGCGGGGCTGCTCATCAAAAGCTTCTGGCAACTGCGCACGATCCAGCCGGGCTTCAATGCGAACAACCTGCTGACGCTGCGGTTGGAACTGCCCGAAGCGCGCTACCAAGAGATTGAAAGGCAAACGCAATTCCGGCGCGCGCTGCTCGATTCGCTCAACGCGGTACCGGGCGTGCAGGCGGCGTTGGTTAGCGAAGTGCCCCTCAGTGGCGATTGGCTCAGCCACGATTTCACGCGCGAAGGCTGGCAACTCAAGCAGGGCGATGAACCCGATGTCTGGACGCGCAGCATCGAAGGCGATTACCTGCGCACGCTGCAAATCCCGCTGCTGGCCGGGCGCGATTTCACCGCGCAAGACAAAGAAGGCGCGCCGCTGGTCGGCATCGTCAATCAAACGCTGGTCAGCCGGTACTTCCCAAATGAAGACCCCCTCGGCAAGCGCGTGCGTTGGGCGCGCGACGAACAGGTCAACTGGATCACCATCGTCGGCGTTGCGGGCGACATCAAACACTTCAGCCTGGATATTCCCGAACAGCCCGCGCTTTATACGCCCTATCCGCAATCGGGCCGCGCCTGGAAGCGTTGGATGGGCCTGACCATTCGCACGCAAGGCGAACCCGCGCGCTTTGCCGATGCCGTCAAACAAGCCGTCTGGAAGCTGGATTCGCAATTGCCGCTGACCAAAGTGCGTTCGATGAATGAAGTCATGGCGCTCTCGCTGGATGAACGCCGCTTCAACCTGTTGCTGCTCGCCGTCTTTGCCGCCGTGGCGTTGGCGCTGGCGGCCAGCGGGATTTATGGCGTGATCGCGTATGCCGTGACGCAACGCACGCACGAAATCGGCGTGCGCATGGCCTTGGGCGCGCGCACGCAAGACGTGCTGGCGTTGATCGTCAAGCAAGGCGCCAAGCTGGCGTTGCTTGGTACGGGCCTCGGTTTGCTTGGCGCAGTGGTGCTGACGCGTTGGCTGAAGACGCTGCTGTTCGGCGTGAGCGTGACCGATCCGGCGACCTTTGCGGTGATTGCGTTGCTGTTGTTGGGCGTGGCGTTATTGGCGAGTTACTTGCCCGCGCGGCGCGCGGCGAAAGTGGATCCGTTGGTGGCGTTGCGGTACGAATAA
- a CDS encoding cyanophycinase yields MKKQLLIVLTCALLVAVFTLGQQSKLNAAAQDAPEYGPAKGTLVIVGGGPTNGTGIVEKFIELAGGPNAKFVIVPTAGGNKLPNGEVKVYKEEEVVAAWKKRGVTNVRMLHTHDPKVADTEEFAAPLREANAVWFDGGRQWNIVDSYMNTLTYREFHKVLERGGVIGGSSAGATIQGDYLVRGAIAGPDIMMTPEKEHEHGFNFLRKTAIDQHLNTRLRWDDLIPVIKKYPNLLGIGLSEGTAIIVNGDRFEVLGAWKVAIHDNTQVYQPWEKPYYVLSAGDAYNMKTRKVEKRGNGALTRPQPAASGEGTPSRRTPE; encoded by the coding sequence ATGAAAAAGCAGCTTCTGATCGTGCTGACCTGCGCTTTGCTCGTGGCCGTGTTTACGCTGGGCCAACAATCCAAGCTCAACGCCGCCGCGCAAGACGCCCCTGAATACGGCCCCGCCAAAGGCACGCTTGTCATTGTCGGCGGCGGCCCGACCAATGGCACCGGCATTGTGGAAAAGTTCATTGAGTTGGCGGGCGGCCCGAATGCCAAATTCGTCATCGTGCCGACGGCGGGTGGCAACAAATTGCCGAATGGCGAGGTCAAGGTCTATAAAGAAGAAGAAGTCGTCGCGGCGTGGAAAAAGCGCGGCGTCACCAACGTGCGCATGCTGCACACGCACGACCCCAAAGTCGCCGACACCGAAGAATTCGCCGCGCCGTTGCGCGAAGCCAATGCCGTTTGGTTCGACGGCGGACGCCAATGGAACATCGTGGATTCGTATATGAACACGCTGACCTACCGCGAATTTCACAAGGTGCTGGAACGCGGCGGCGTGATTGGCGGTTCTTCGGCAGGCGCGACGATTCAGGGCGATTATCTGGTGCGCGGGGCGATTGCCGGGCCGGACATCATGATGACGCCGGAAAAGGAGCACGAACACGGCTTCAACTTCTTGCGCAAGACGGCCATTGACCAGCACCTCAACACGCGGCTGCGCTGGGACGACTTGATCCCGGTCATCAAGAAATATCCCAACCTGCTCGGCATCGGTTTGTCCGAGGGCACTGCCATCATTGTCAACGGCGACCGCTTTGAAGTGCTGGGCGCGTGGAAGGTCGCGATTCACGATAACACCCAGGTTTACCAACCGTGGGAGAAACCGTATTACGTGCTGTCGGCGGGCGATGCGTACAACATGAAAACCCGCAAGGTCGAGAAGCGTGGCAATGGTGCGTTGACGCGACCGCAACCGGCGGCGAGTGGGGAGGGGACGCCATCGCGCAGAACTCCCGAATAG
- a CDS encoding response regulator transcription factor produces MRTLIVDDEASARARLTRLLAAHASAVEIIGEAADGLQALQQITALAPDLLFLDIEMPGLNGLQVLQALPASVTLPLVVFVTGYDQHALAAFAANALAYLLKPVEDERLALVVDRAQRLHASAPQRADEQRELSALIQTTPATTPLRHIVARKRDRFLLLAPTDIYFFRVADGIVRAHTVNETYWVNYQLNQLEDCLPADQFFRAHRSTLINLAHIKELRPDFKSSFSLAMKDAAQTELQVSERQAPLLRRRFPGL; encoded by the coding sequence ATGAGAACCCTGATCGTGGATGACGAAGCTTCGGCGCGGGCGCGCCTGACGCGCTTGCTGGCGGCGCACGCTTCCGCCGTCGAAATCATTGGCGAAGCCGCCGATGGCTTGCAGGCCTTACAACAAATCACTGCGCTCGCGCCCGACCTGCTTTTTTTGGACATTGAAATGCCGGGGCTGAATGGCTTGCAAGTTCTGCAAGCCTTGCCTGCTTCTGTCACGTTGCCGTTGGTGGTTTTCGTGACGGGTTACGATCAACACGCGCTGGCGGCCTTTGCCGCGAATGCGCTGGCTTACCTGCTCAAGCCCGTCGAAGATGAACGTCTGGCGCTGGTAGTAGACCGCGCGCAACGCTTGCACGCCTCTGCGCCGCAACGCGCTGATGAACAACGCGAACTTTCGGCACTCATTCAAACCACACCTGCGACCACACCGCTGCGCCACATCGTAGCCCGCAAACGAGATCGTTTCTTGCTGCTCGCGCCAACCGATATTTATTTCTTCCGCGTGGCAGATGGCATTGTGCGTGCGCATACGGTGAACGAGACCTATTGGGTCAACTACCAACTCAACCAGCTCGAAGACTGTTTGCCCGCTGACCAATTCTTCCGCGCACACCGTTCGACACTCATCAACCTGGCGCACATCAAAGAACTGCGCCCCGATTTCAAAAGCTCTTTCAGCCTGGCGATGAAGGATGCGGCACAAACTGAACTGCAAGTCAGCGAACGCCAAGCGCCGCTGCTGCGCCGCCGCTTTCCGGGGCTTTGA